The following coding sequences lie in one Rutidosis leptorrhynchoides isolate AG116_Rl617_1_P2 chromosome 4, CSIRO_AGI_Rlap_v1, whole genome shotgun sequence genomic window:
- the LOC139843596 gene encoding histone acetyltransferase TAP1, with the protein MQTSSSASSLCAVDCIFNRSNQQPYPSSFNFNLGLPTGSRKLKVSKLNAGFWESIRSGLIKNNTTQVIEPPSSPEEEEEPLPQEFVLVEKTLPDGTVEQIIFSSGAEVDIYDLQALCDKVGWPRRPLSKLAAALKNSYMVATLHSVKKSAGEELTGPSSGKKLIGMARATSDHAFNATIWDVLVDPSYQGQGLGKALIEKIIRALLQRDIGNITLFADSKVVEFYRNLGFEPDPEGIKGMFWYPRF; encoded by the exons ATGCAGACTTCTTCATCAGCTTCTTCACT ATGCGCGGTAGATTGCATCTTTAATCGTTCAAATCAGCAACCGTATCCTTCAAGTTTCAATTTCAATTTAGGGTTACCAACAG GAAGTAGAAAGCTCAAGGTTTCTAAACTGAACGCTGGCTTTTGGGAATCCATTAGATCTGG GTTGATAAAGAACAACACTACACAAGTCATAGAGCCACCTTCTAGCCCTGAAGAAGAGGAAGAACCTCTGCCTCAGGAATTCGTACTCGTTGAGAAAACATTACCAGATGGAACAGTTGAACAAATTATTTTTTCTTCAGGTGCAGAAGTTGACATATATGATCTGCAAGCCTTGTGTGATAAG GTTGGGTGGCCCAGAAGACCACTGTCAAAGCTAGCTGCTGCACTGAAAAATAGCTACATGGTAGCGACGTTGCATTCTGTTAAGAAATCAGCCGGAGAAG AATTAACAGGACCCAGTAGTGGGAAGAAGCTCATTGGCATGGCTCGTGCTACATCAGATCACGCATTCAATGCAACCATATGGGATGTCCTTGTTGATCCTAGCTACCAG GGGCAAGGTCTTGGAAAAGCTCTAATTGAGAAGATTATAAGAGCTCTACTTCAGAGGGACATTGGCAACATAACATTATTTGCAGACAGTAAAG TTGTGGAGTTCTATAGGAATCTAGGATTTGAACCTGACCCAGAGGGCATCAAAGGCATGTTTTGGTACCCCAGGTTTTAG